From the genome of Halomonas sp. MCCC 1A13316, one region includes:
- a CDS encoding DUF1365 domain-containing protein translates to MSILPRSCICHGTLRHRRFLPRPHQFEYRLWMVCLDLDELPELFDSVPGFSARRAALASFRREDYLSADQRPLAEAARAEVARQLGRAPQGRVCLLTQLRTLGSGFNPLSLFYLYHREEEGGCLGAVLGEVTNTPWRERIHYACFVEPDRHSHRAEFAKRLHVSPFLPLDMSYRWHFNTPGEAIELHMATWRHGECHFDASLSLVSRPATRKALLAGLARRPWMSFKTIVAIHFEALRLWAKGVPIHDHPQRKETLP, encoded by the coding sequence ATGAGCATCCTACCGCGCTCCTGTATCTGCCATGGCACGCTGCGCCATCGGCGCTTCCTGCCGCGCCCTCATCAGTTCGAGTATCGGCTATGGATGGTATGTCTCGACCTCGACGAGTTGCCCGAGCTATTCGACAGCGTACCGGGATTCAGCGCCAGAAGGGCGGCACTGGCAAGCTTCCGCCGCGAGGATTACCTGAGTGCAGACCAGCGGCCGCTGGCCGAGGCCGCCCGGGCCGAGGTGGCTCGTCAGCTCGGCCGAGCTCCCCAGGGGCGGGTCTGCCTGCTTACGCAACTGCGCACCCTGGGCTCGGGCTTCAACCCGCTCTCGCTTTTCTACCTGTATCACCGCGAGGAGGAGGGTGGCTGTCTCGGTGCGGTGCTGGGCGAGGTGACCAATACGCCATGGCGCGAGCGCATCCACTATGCCTGCTTCGTCGAACCGGATCGCCACAGTCACCGTGCGGAGTTTGCCAAACGTCTGCATGTCTCTCCCTTCCTGCCGCTGGATATGAGCTACCGCTGGCACTTCAACACGCCGGGCGAAGCTATCGAGTTGCACATGGCGACCTGGCGGCACGGGGAGTGCCACTTCGATGCCAGCCTGTCCCTGGTCAGCCGGCCGGCAACTCGCAAGGCCCTGCTTGCCGGCCTGGCACGTCGCCCCTGGATGAGCTTCAAGACCATCGTCGCCATCCACTTCGAGGCGCTGAGACTGTGGGCCAAGGGAGTACCGATCCACGATCACCCGCAGCGCAAGGAGACCTTGCCGTGA
- the rapA gene encoding RNA polymerase-associated protein RapA, with product MSDFSPGQRWISDGEADLGLGTILSCDHRSVTVLFGASQETRTYSSRQAPLTRVAFGSGDRIQAAEGWRLTVDDSKEVDGLIVYIGEDDQGELRELPEARLADSMQFDQARDRLLTGQVDRNDWFDLRFRTLHHHHRIEQNPALGLSGPRIDLIPHQLYIADEVARRHAPRVLLADEVGLGKTIEAGLILHRMLLTGRAERALILVPPSLTHQWLVELLRRFALDVTLLDEQQSLAQAEANPFESGQLILASQEWLFANPHRQEQAVACDWDLLIVDEAHHLDWSSEQVGPGYACVERLAKTVPGVLLLTATPEQMGLESHFARLRLLDPDRYHSIDAFREEEQHYVEVAQAIDALENLSAGGKGDRNCVAAVIDERDSLALLDLLTSPESSPEQQASARDQLREQLLDRHGTGRVMFRNSRRHVGGFPERRLHLAEIPLPSAYRRVLRKLERDEDYLDELLIETGLDHPDVLIYPDATYRELSDDPLNAEPWWQIDPRVNWLLERLADEGVQGFAGDKVLVIAHGRETAQGLAEALRVLGGIHAPVFHEGLTLVERDRAAAAFADEEEGSQVLVCSEIGSEGRNFQFCRHLVMFDLPQHPDQLEQRIGRLDRIGQRHTIEIHVPLFEASPGERLLRWFSEGMDAFDAPHGVGSELFDAFGDALAEALLDDEALDDVIKETRALFESRLAQRDAGRNRLLELNACRPVRAGEVAAAIRELDDDPALPRYLDQALDIFGVDGQELGGGLLHLQPSPQMLDGLPGLAKGEEGFTATLSRARALARDDVQRLSWEHPLLREMMGRILDGTMGNTALALLKHPAIPAGRLMSELVFRTYCPAPRRLHVNRFLPPTAVRVLLDESGAVLSGKVSFSGLSKNLKKVKKAMARDLIRSRHDQLRELLTQGEMEAERELPSIVEAAQLRMRRELDGELARLEALARLNPAVREEELEALRRERGELDAAIDGTRLRLDAVRVIVTVGE from the coding sequence ATGAGCGACTTTTCACCCGGCCAGCGCTGGATCAGCGATGGCGAGGCCGACCTTGGCCTGGGCACCATCCTGAGTTGCGATCACCGTAGCGTCACCGTGCTGTTCGGCGCCAGCCAGGAAACCCGCACCTACAGCAGCCGTCAGGCGCCACTGACCCGAGTGGCCTTCGGCAGCGGTGACCGTATTCAGGCCGCCGAGGGCTGGCGCCTGACCGTCGACGACAGCAAGGAGGTCGACGGATTGATCGTCTATATCGGCGAGGACGACCAGGGCGAGCTGCGCGAACTGCCCGAAGCGCGCCTGGCCGACAGCATGCAATTCGATCAGGCCCGCGATCGCTTGCTGACCGGCCAGGTCGATCGCAACGACTGGTTCGACCTGCGCTTTCGCACTCTGCACCACCATCATCGCATCGAGCAGAATCCGGCACTGGGCCTGTCCGGACCGCGCATCGACCTGATTCCGCATCAGTTGTACATCGCCGACGAAGTGGCACGCCGTCACGCGCCGCGCGTGCTGCTCGCCGACGAGGTGGGCCTGGGCAAGACCATCGAAGCCGGCCTGATCCTGCACCGCATGCTGCTCACCGGACGTGCCGAGCGCGCTCTGATCCTGGTGCCGCCGAGCCTGACGCACCAGTGGCTGGTGGAGCTGCTGCGGCGATTCGCCCTCGATGTGACCCTGCTCGACGAGCAGCAGAGCCTGGCCCAGGCCGAGGCCAACCCGTTCGAGTCCGGCCAACTGATCCTGGCAAGCCAAGAGTGGCTCTTCGCCAACCCTCACCGTCAGGAGCAGGCGGTGGCCTGCGATTGGGACCTGCTGATCGTCGATGAGGCTCACCACCTCGACTGGAGCTCCGAGCAGGTCGGTCCCGGCTACGCTTGCGTCGAGCGCCTGGCCAAGACCGTGCCGGGCGTGCTGCTGTTGACCGCCACCCCCGAACAGATGGGCCTCGAGAGCCACTTCGCCCGCCTGCGCCTGCTCGACCCCGATCGCTACCACAGCATCGATGCGTTCCGTGAAGAGGAGCAGCACTACGTGGAGGTGGCTCAGGCCATCGACGCGCTGGAAAACCTGTCCGCAGGCGGGAAAGGCGATCGCAATTGCGTGGCCGCGGTGATCGATGAGCGTGACAGCCTCGCCCTGCTGGACCTCCTGACCAGCCCCGAGAGCAGTCCGGAGCAGCAAGCCAGCGCCCGCGACCAGCTTCGCGAGCAGTTGCTCGACCGCCATGGCACCGGCAGGGTGATGTTCCGCAACAGCCGCCGCCATGTCGGCGGCTTCCCGGAGCGCCGTCTGCACCTGGCGGAGATTCCGTTGCCTTCGGCTTACCGTCGGGTGCTGCGCAAACTGGAGCGTGACGAAGACTATCTCGACGAGCTGCTGATCGAGACCGGGCTCGACCACCCCGACGTGCTGATCTACCCCGATGCCACCTACCGCGAGCTGTCGGATGACCCACTCAACGCCGAGCCCTGGTGGCAGATCGACCCGAGAGTAAATTGGCTGCTGGAGCGCCTCGCTGATGAAGGCGTTCAGGGCTTCGCCGGCGACAAGGTACTGGTGATCGCTCACGGACGCGAGACCGCACAGGGCCTGGCCGAGGCGCTGCGCGTGCTGGGTGGCATCCATGCCCCGGTGTTCCACGAGGGACTGACGCTGGTCGAGCGTGACCGTGCCGCAGCGGCCTTTGCCGATGAGGAAGAAGGCAGCCAGGTGCTGGTGTGCTCGGAGATCGGTTCGGAGGGGCGCAACTTCCAGTTCTGCCGACATCTGGTGATGTTTGACCTGCCGCAGCATCCCGACCAGCTCGAGCAGCGCATCGGCCGCCTGGATCGAATCGGCCAGCGACACACCATCGAAATCCACGTGCCGCTGTTCGAGGCCAGCCCCGGTGAACGCCTGCTGCGCTGGTTCAGTGAAGGAATGGATGCCTTCGATGCCCCCCACGGCGTCGGCAGCGAACTGTTCGATGCCTTCGGCGATGCCTTGGCCGAGGCCTTGCTCGATGACGAGGCGCTCGACGACGTCATCAAAGAGACCCGCGCTCTGTTCGAAAGCCGCCTGGCCCAGCGCGATGCCGGCCGCAACCGCTTGCTCGAACTCAACGCCTGTCGCCCGGTGCGGGCCGGAGAAGTGGCCGCGGCGATCCGTGAACTCGACGACGACCCGGCGCTGCCGCGCTACCTCGACCAGGCGCTGGACATATTCGGCGTCGACGGTCAGGAGCTCGGCGGCGGCCTGTTGCACTTGCAGCCCAGCCCACAGATGCTAGACGGCCTGCCCGGCCTGGCCAAGGGCGAGGAGGGCTTCACTGCCACCCTGTCGCGCGCGCGCGCATTGGCCCGCGACGACGTGCAGCGGCTCTCCTGGGAACATCCGCTGCTACGCGAGATGATGGGGCGCATCCTCGACGGCACCATGGGCAATACTGCTCTGGCCCTGCTCAAGCATCCGGCGATACCCGCCGGGCGGCTGATGTCGGAGCTGGTTTTTCGCACCTATTGCCCCGCCCCCAGGCGGCTGCATGTCAACCGCTTCCTGCCGCCGACAGCGGTGCGCGTACTGCTCGACGAATCCGGGGCCGTGCTCAGCGGCAAGGTCTCCTTTAGCGGTTTGTCGAAGAACCTTAAGAAGGTCAAGAAAGCCATGGCGCGAGACCTCATTCGCAGCCGTCATGATCAGTTGCGCGAACTGCTCACCCAAGGCGAGATGGAGGCCGAGCGTGAGCTACCGAGCATCGTCGAGGCGGCCCAGCTTCGCATGCGCCGGGAACTCGATGGCGAGCTGGCCCGCCTGGAGGCGTTGGCTCGCCTCAACCCGGCGGTGCGCGAGGAGGAGTTGGAAGCACTACGCCGTGAGCGTGGCGAACTCGATGCCGCCATCGATGGCACTCGGCTGCGGCTGGATGCGGTGCGGGTAATCGTCACCGTCGGGGAGTAA
- a CDS encoding SDR family NAD(P)-dependent oxidoreductase, translating to MAALSGKRRIWLTGATSGIGRALAVELLDQGHLVALSGRNESTLEALCKGRENALPVPLDVTDSDAVAIAGHHIGDLFGHLDVAILNAGSCEYLDARQLDTALVERVFATNFFGTIYCVRAALPLLRRACELGSRPLLAATSSASAYLALPRAEAYGASKAALSYFLESLRLDLASEAIDISLIHPGFVATPLTERNDFPMPLRVSAEAAANAIVAGLEKRRLDIHFPRRFTFTLRLLGLLPPAMRLVLGKRLVRHPASEY from the coding sequence ATGGCAGCACTGAGCGGGAAGCGGCGTATATGGCTGACCGGTGCGACATCGGGCATCGGGCGGGCACTGGCGGTTGAGCTGTTGGATCAGGGCCACCTGGTGGCCTTGAGTGGCCGAAACGAATCGACGCTCGAAGCGCTCTGCAAAGGCCGGGAGAATGCCCTGCCGGTGCCGCTGGACGTTACCGACAGCGACGCCGTCGCCATCGCCGGGCATCATATCGGCGACCTGTTCGGGCATCTGGACGTGGCGATTCTCAATGCCGGCAGCTGTGAATATCTTGATGCGCGGCAACTGGACACAGCGCTGGTCGAGCGCGTCTTCGCGACTAACTTCTTCGGTACGATCTACTGCGTACGTGCCGCATTGCCCCTGCTGCGCAGGGCGTGCGAACTGGGCTCACGCCCTTTGCTGGCAGCCACCTCGAGCGCCTCGGCCTACCTGGCGCTGCCACGCGCCGAGGCCTACGGCGCCTCGAAGGCAGCCCTGAGCTATTTCCTCGAGTCGCTACGCCTCGACCTGGCCAGCGAAGCGATCGACATCAGCCTGATCCACCCCGGCTTCGTCGCCACCCCGCTGACCGAGCGCAACGACTTTCCCATGCCCCTGCGCGTCTCGGCCGAGGCGGCAGCCAACGCGATCGTCGCCGGCCTGGAAAAGCGTCGCCTCGACATTCACTTTCCGCGTCGCTTCACCTTCACGCTACGCCTGCTCGGCCTGCTGCCTCCCGCCATGCGTCTGGTGTTGGGCAAGCGGCTGGTGCGCCACCCTGCCTCGGAGTACTGA
- a CDS encoding TlpA family protein disulfide reductase has translation MDAFALGPVLISIPRLYAIGCALLLLLAAWLLLGLSSADRTRWFNGLLLAWLVGARLGHVAMNLDAYVAAPLDVLKLWQAGYHGLWGLLAALIWTGWALRDRLLSMIGAMGLVIGVSALWLVLITLAPLGGDMPLRELPDITLENLDGEPVNLQNLRGELVVINLWATWCPPCLREMPLLAEADEREGVSVVVVNQGEELLQVVRYLDEQALAFRYPLLDPNQKMMTTTESPGLPTTLLFDREGRAVERHVGELSRAQLDDWLKRH, from the coding sequence ATGGACGCCTTCGCCCTGGGCCCCGTACTGATATCCATCCCGCGACTGTATGCCATTGGCTGCGCCCTGTTGTTGCTGCTCGCGGCCTGGTTGTTGCTGGGGCTCTCCTCCGCCGATCGCACGCGCTGGTTCAACGGCCTGCTGCTGGCCTGGTTGGTCGGTGCTCGCTTGGGCCATGTGGCGATGAATCTCGACGCTTACGTCGCCGCCCCGCTGGACGTACTCAAGCTGTGGCAGGCTGGCTATCACGGGTTATGGGGGCTGCTTGCAGCGTTGATCTGGACCGGCTGGGCATTGCGCGACCGACTGCTATCCATGATCGGCGCCATGGGCCTGGTCATTGGCGTTTCGGCACTGTGGCTGGTGCTGATCACCCTGGCGCCGCTGGGCGGCGACATGCCGCTGCGCGAACTGCCCGACATCACCCTGGAGAATCTCGATGGCGAGCCGGTCAACCTGCAGAATCTGCGTGGCGAACTTGTAGTGATCAATCTATGGGCCACCTGGTGTCCGCCCTGCCTGCGTGAGATGCCGCTGCTGGCCGAGGCCGACGAGCGTGAAGGGGTCAGTGTCGTAGTAGTCAATCAGGGTGAAGAGCTGCTGCAGGTGGTCCGCTACCTCGACGAGCAGGCACTGGCCTTCCGCTATCCGCTGCTCGACCCGAACCAGAAGATGATGACGACGACCGAGTCGCCGGGACTGCCTACCACGCTGCTGTTCGACCGCGAAGGGCGCGCGGTGGAGCGCCATGTGGGCGAGCTGTCGCGGGCGCAGCTGGACGACTGGCTGAAGCGCCACTAG
- a CDS encoding TIGR01777 family oxidoreductase, which translates to MRVLITGGSGFVGQRLCLRLREAGHRLQVVSRRPETARRKLPEGADVRRSVLDFVDSPPHAIVNLAGEPIAAKRWSDEQKNRLIDSRVNVTRDLVILCEQLEQASGKAPKVMVSGSAMGYYGDQGSQEVTEQTAPHDEFAHRLCKRWEDAALEAADFGTRVALLRTGLVLDSGGGSLGKMLPPFKLGLGGRFGDGSQYMPWIHREDLVRSILFLLERDDLDGPFNGSAPHPVTNAEFTRTLARQLNRPAVMPVPAVVLETAFGEMARLLLTGADMRPARLLEAGFVFRFPTLEQALADIL; encoded by the coding sequence ATGCGAGTCTTGATAACCGGTGGTAGCGGTTTCGTTGGTCAACGTTTGTGTCTGCGCCTGAGAGAGGCGGGGCATCGCTTGCAGGTAGTTTCCCGCAGACCTGAGACCGCCAGGCGCAAGCTGCCCGAAGGCGCCGACGTACGACGCTCGGTGCTCGATTTCGTGGATTCGCCGCCGCATGCCATCGTCAACCTGGCCGGGGAGCCGATTGCCGCCAAGCGCTGGAGCGACGAGCAGAAAAATCGCTTGATCGATTCGCGCGTCAACGTCACCCGCGACCTGGTGATCCTCTGCGAGCAGCTCGAGCAGGCCAGCGGCAAGGCGCCGAAGGTCATGGTGTCGGGCTCGGCAATGGGCTATTACGGCGATCAGGGAAGCCAAGAGGTCACCGAACAGACGGCTCCCCACGACGAGTTCGCTCACCGACTATGCAAGCGCTGGGAGGACGCCGCGCTCGAGGCGGCCGACTTCGGTACCCGTGTGGCACTACTGCGCACCGGCCTGGTGCTGGACTCGGGGGGCGGCAGCCTGGGGAAGATGCTGCCGCCGTTCAAGCTGGGCCTGGGAGGACGCTTTGGCGACGGCAGCCAGTACATGCCCTGGATCCACCGCGAGGACCTGGTGCGCAGCATCCTGTTTTTGCTCGAGCGCGACGATCTCGACGGGCCGTTCAACGGCAGTGCGCCGCATCCCGTCACCAACGCCGAGTTTACTCGCACTCTGGCCAGGCAGCTCAATCGACCCGCCGTCATGCCGGTGCCTGCGGTCGTGCTGGAAACCGCCTTCGGCGAGATGGCACGCCTGCTGCTGACCGGCGCCGACATGCGCCCGGCGCGCCTGCTCGAGGCCGGCTTCGTGTTCCGCTTCCCGACGCTCGAACAGGCGCTGGCGGATATTCTTTAA
- a CDS encoding MerR family transcriptional regulator — protein MTEKGAHPADTPLYPIREVSRITGVNSVTLRAWERRYGLIRPKRTPKGHRLYAREDIERVERILQWLSRGVPVSQVKELIDQPQSAPVSEPVSGDWTSQQRQLMAAIEALDQGQMETLFTQSLALYPVAICLAELWQPVLRELEEHWTDQLGAALQRRCLESFLRTRIGIRLYHANRLAKGPVLLIAPLPDDPGTLWLLLAALAASDAGYQVQLMDSALPFGELPLAIERLHAAALILVSGRAERADLIRRQLPRLAEQLDAPLGLCGPVARIRNGDLADSLVELLGDDLPLAMARMRPLILDH, from the coding sequence ATGACCGAGAAGGGGGCCCACCCGGCCGACACACCGCTCTATCCTATTCGCGAGGTGTCACGTATCACCGGCGTCAACTCGGTTACCCTGCGCGCCTGGGAGCGTCGCTACGGACTGATTCGCCCCAAGCGTACCCCCAAGGGGCATCGCCTCTATGCCCGCGAGGACATCGAACGGGTCGAGCGCATTCTGCAGTGGCTGAGCCGCGGTGTACCGGTGAGCCAGGTCAAGGAACTCATCGATCAGCCGCAATCTGCGCCCGTTTCCGAGCCTGTCTCAGGCGACTGGACCAGCCAGCAACGGCAACTGATGGCGGCCATCGAGGCTCTCGACCAGGGCCAGATGGAAACGCTCTTCACCCAAAGCCTGGCACTCTACCCCGTGGCCATCTGCCTGGCGGAACTTTGGCAGCCGGTGCTACGCGAACTCGAGGAACACTGGACCGACCAGCTCGGCGCCGCCTTGCAGCGCCGTTGCCTGGAGTCGTTCCTGCGCACCCGCATCGGCATTCGGCTCTACCATGCCAACCGACTGGCCAAGGGGCCCGTACTGCTGATCGCCCCGCTGCCCGACGATCCCGGCACCCTGTGGCTGCTTTTGGCGGCACTCGCGGCGAGCGATGCCGGTTACCAGGTCCAATTGATGGACAGCGCCCTTCCCTTCGGTGAACTGCCGCTGGCGATCGAGCGCCTGCATGCCGCCGCGCTGATTCTCGTCAGCGGTCGCGCCGAACGGGCAGACCTGATCCGCCGCCAACTGCCTCGCCTGGCCGAGCAGCTCGATGCTCCTCTCGGCCTGTGCGGGCCGGTCGCGCGTATTCGCAACGGCGACCTGGCCGACAGTCTGGTGGAACTGCTCGGCGACGACCTGCCCCTGGCCATGGCCCGCATGCGTCCGCTGATTCTCGACCACTGA
- a CDS encoding NAD(P)/FAD-dependent oxidoreductase, whose product MSARFASSLAAEMPAQRIAVVGSGISGMAAAWYLSARHQVTLFEAESRLGGHTATVDIELEGHRYAIDTGFIVFNDWTYPHFQRLLTRLGVASQPTEMSFSLHETARDFEYNGHTLGSLFAQRRNLWNLRFHRLLADILRFNRRATYDLAHERLPTQLTLGDYLETHGFGVDFQRRYLLPMGAAIWSASLGDMYRMPALFFVRFFHHHGLLSVLHRPQWYTLVGGSHAYIPALTAPYADRVRLDAPVLGLRRDAGGVMLTTAHGRESFDQVVLACHADQALRLIEDPTPIEHEILGALPYRDNDVVLHTDTRLLPRRRRAWASWNYRLDGRGDSARAAVTYNMNLLQRLDAPHTFCVTLNGEASIDPRRVLGRFRYAHPQFGQAGLHAQARHGEISGVARRTHFCGAYWRNGFHEDGVWSALRVAHALGCDESGTRPLGMRAAEVATV is encoded by the coding sequence ATGAGCGCTCGCTTCGCTTCCAGCCTCGCTGCGGAAATGCCCGCCCAGCGCATCGCCGTGGTCGGCAGCGGCATCAGCGGCATGGCCGCCGCCTGGTACTTGAGCGCCCGCCACCAAGTCACGCTGTTCGAGGCAGAAAGCCGGCTGGGCGGGCACACCGCGACCGTGGACATCGAGTTGGAGGGCCACCGCTACGCCATCGATACCGGTTTCATCGTATTCAACGACTGGACGTATCCGCATTTTCAGCGCTTGCTGACCCGGCTCGGCGTTGCCTCGCAGCCCACCGAAATGAGCTTCTCCCTGCACGAGACGGCACGCGATTTCGAGTATAACGGACATACCCTGGGCTCGCTGTTCGCCCAGCGCCGCAACCTGTGGAACCTGCGCTTCCATCGCCTGCTGGCCGATATCCTGCGCTTCAACCGGCGGGCAACATATGACCTGGCGCATGAGCGGCTGCCGACACAGCTTACTCTGGGCGACTATCTCGAGACCCATGGCTTCGGCGTCGATTTCCAGCGCCGATACTTGCTACCCATGGGAGCGGCCATCTGGTCGGCCAGCCTCGGCGATATGTACCGCATGCCGGCGCTTTTCTTCGTGCGTTTCTTCCACCATCACGGCCTGCTGTCGGTGCTCCACCGCCCCCAGTGGTACACGCTGGTCGGCGGCTCGCACGCCTACATCCCCGCGCTCACGGCGCCCTACGCCGACAGGGTAAGGCTCGACGCGCCGGTGCTGGGCCTTCGGCGAGACGCTGGCGGTGTCATGCTGACCACGGCTCACGGCCGCGAGAGTTTCGACCAGGTGGTCCTGGCCTGCCATGCCGATCAGGCGCTGCGGCTGATCGAGGACCCGACCCCGATCGAGCACGAGATCCTCGGCGCGCTGCCCTATCGCGACAACGACGTGGTGCTGCATACCGATACTCGACTGCTGCCGCGCCGCCGTCGAGCCTGGGCCAGCTGGAACTATCGCCTGGACGGCCGTGGCGACAGCGCTCGGGCGGCGGTGACCTACAACATGAACCTGCTGCAGCGGCTCGATGCGCCCCACACCTTCTGCGTCACCCTGAACGGCGAGGCGAGCATCGACCCGCGCCGGGTGCTGGGCCGCTTTCGCTATGCCCACCCCCAGTTCGGCCAGGCCGGCCTGCATGCCCAGGCCCGTCACGGCGAGATATCGGGCGTCGCCCGCCGCACGCATTTCTGCGGCGCCTACTGGCGCAACGGCTTTCACGAGGATGGCGTGTGGAGTGCCCTGCGAGTGGCCCACGCTCTTGGCTGCGACGAGAGCGGCACGCGGCCGCTCGGCATGAGGGCAGCAGAGGTAGCGACTGTATGA
- the phrB gene encoding deoxyribodipyrimidine photo-lyase: MTCTLMWFRSDLRVQDNTALAAAARRSPVIAVFLRSIPHWQRHGHGANKLDFWHRGVATLGEALAGIGIPLLQRDIDDFDQAPATLLDIARQVDATALHFNHEYPLDEQRRDRAVADAFHQAGIMVTGHHDAVAFAPGELLTGKGDFYSVYTPFARAWHRQLTARRLALRDAPSPQASIRTESERPLAPPPLAANPADAGLWPAGEAAAADRLERFLRFRARHYVRQRDFPALAGTSELSPYLALGMISHRQCLQAALSENDGSLAEGDAGIVSWVNELVWREFYHHVAAGFPQVCRFRAFQPHTEALAWRDDETSFRAWSEGRTGYPIVDAAMRQLLRSGWMHNRLRMVAAMFLSKHLLIDWRRGEAFFLRHLVDGEFCANNGGWQWAASTGTDAAPYFRLFNPTTQSRRFDPDGRFIAEHVPELAVLPPRDRHAPSDDQRRACGYPLPIVDHRTARARALEAFKSLSPPA, encoded by the coding sequence ATGACCTGCACCCTGATGTGGTTTCGCAGCGATCTTCGCGTTCAGGACAACACGGCGCTGGCTGCCGCCGCGCGCCGGAGCCCGGTGATAGCAGTGTTTCTGCGGAGTATTCCCCATTGGCAGCGCCACGGTCATGGCGCTAACAAGCTCGACTTTTGGCATCGCGGCGTCGCTACCCTGGGTGAGGCCCTGGCCGGCATCGGCATTCCCCTGCTGCAACGCGACATTGACGACTTCGACCAGGCCCCGGCCACCCTGCTCGATATTGCCCGCCAGGTCGACGCTACAGCATTGCATTTCAATCACGAGTACCCGCTCGACGAGCAACGCCGCGACCGGGCAGTGGCCGATGCCTTCCATCAGGCCGGCATCATGGTGACCGGTCATCATGATGCCGTTGCCTTTGCCCCCGGCGAGCTATTGACGGGCAAGGGCGATTTCTACAGCGTCTACACGCCCTTCGCACGAGCTTGGCACCGTCAACTGACGGCACGGCGCCTGGCGCTGCGTGACGCTCCGTCGCCGCAAGCATCCATCAGGACCGAAAGCGAGCGCCCTCTCGCTCCGCCGCCGTTGGCGGCAAACCCGGCCGATGCCGGACTCTGGCCGGCCGGCGAGGCCGCCGCCGCCGATCGCCTGGAGCGCTTCCTGCGCTTTCGCGCTCGGCATTATGTACGGCAGCGCGACTTCCCGGCGCTGGCCGGCACCAGCGAGCTCTCTCCCTACCTGGCGCTCGGCATGATCTCGCACCGCCAGTGTCTGCAGGCGGCGCTGAGCGAGAACGACGGCAGCCTGGCCGAAGGCGATGCCGGTATCGTCAGTTGGGTCAACGAATTGGTGTGGCGCGAGTTCTACCATCACGTAGCGGCGGGTTTCCCGCAGGTGTGTCGCTTCCGAGCCTTTCAGCCGCACACCGAGGCCCTGGCCTGGCGTGACGACGAAACGAGCTTTCGCGCCTGGAGCGAAGGACGCACGGGCTACCCCATCGTCGATGCCGCCATGCGCCAGCTGCTCCGCAGCGGATGGATGCACAACCGCCTGCGCATGGTTGCCGCCATGTTTCTGAGCAAGCACCTGCTGATCGACTGGCGGCGAGGCGAGGCGTTCTTTCTGCGCCACTTGGTGGATGGCGAATTCTGCGCCAACAATGGCGGCTGGCAGTGGGCGGCCTCGACCGGCACTGATGCCGCACCCTATTTCCGCCTGTTCAACCCCACTACCCAGTCGCGCCGTTTCGACCCGGATGGCCGCTTCATCGCCGAGCACGTTCCCGAGCTTGCCGTGCTGCCGCCGCGCGACCGCCATGCCCCCAGCGACGATCAGCGGCGTGCCTGCGGTTATCCGCTACCCATCGTCGACCACCGGACGGCTCGTGCCCGGGCGCTCGAGGCCTTCAAGTCACTGTCCCCGCCTGCCTAG
- a CDS encoding nuclear transport factor 2 family protein: protein MHRDDSLEAFCVAFNKLDKDCTKLLYELYTRDVLFIDPFHRIEGIDALEAHFSKLYENVTACRFTFHDRLAQGNHAYVIWTMHLRHPRLGGGKPVTVEGCSQLTFSAREPQRVCQHRDYFDAGAMLYEQLPGLGSLVRWLKRRI, encoded by the coding sequence ATGCACCGGGACGACAGCCTGGAGGCGTTCTGCGTCGCCTTCAATAAACTAGACAAAGACTGTACAAAATTATTGTACGAGTTATATACTCGAGATGTGCTCTTTATCGACCCTTTCCATCGAATCGAAGGAATCGATGCGCTTGAGGCGCACTTCAGCAAGTTGTACGAGAACGTGACGGCGTGTCGCTTCACCTTTCACGACCGCTTGGCGCAAGGGAACCACGCCTATGTCATCTGGACGATGCATTTGCGCCACCCGCGGCTGGGCGGCGGCAAGCCCGTCACGGTAGAGGGTTGCTCGCAGCTGACCTTCTCGGCCCGGGAACCGCAGCGGGTGTGCCAACACCGTGACTACTTCGACGCCGGGGCCATGCTCTACGAACAGCTGCCGGGGCTGGGAAGCCTGGTGCGCTGGCTCAAGCGTCGAATTTGA
- a CDS encoding sirohydrochlorin chelatase: protein MSYNLILLAHGSSDPAWRAPFERFHEALAARMQTPLKLAYMELSEPSLESSVAELAAAGIRRAEILPLFFAAGRHLRKDVPAQVEALRANHPDIELMLLPPVGEHPAFIEALAAVVAEQAGEALPT from the coding sequence ATGTCCTACAACTTGATCCTGCTCGCCCATGGCTCCAGCGACCCTGCATGGCGCGCCCCCTTCGAACGCTTCCACGAGGCCTTGGCCGCACGCATGCAGACACCGCTAAAGCTAGCCTACATGGAGCTTAGCGAACCCTCGCTGGAAAGCAGCGTGGCCGAGCTAGCTGCGGCCGGCATTCGACGCGCCGAAATTCTTCCGCTGTTCTTCGCCGCCGGACGTCATCTGCGTAAGGACGTCCCGGCCCAGGTCGAGGCACTGAGGGCGAATCACCCCGATATCGAACTGATGCTACTGCCACCCGTTGGTGAGCACCCCGCCTTTATCGAGGCTCTGGCCGCCGTGGTCGCCGAGCAAGCGGGAGAAGCATTGCCGACTTGA